The bacterium genomic sequence TCCCCCACGGCAGCGACGTCGGCTCGCCGTGGCAGCAGCCGCGCAGCAGGCAGCCGATCCGCCCGACGGCGAGGCCGAGCGCGACGGCGGGGGCGAGGATGTTGCCGCGCCGTTCGCGGATCTTCAGCGCGCGCTTGGCGACGACGATCCCCACGCTGCCGCCGACGAGCCCGCCGATCACCGTGCGGCCGGCGAGCAGCGCGCCCCATCCGGCGCCGACGGCCGACGGCGCGTTGAACGCCGCCTCCAGCAGCTTGGCGCCGAGCGCGCCGCCGAACAGCGCGGCGAACGCGATGTAGACCGTCCCCTCGCCGACGTTCCGCTCGTCGCGCGAGAGCCAGAGGAAGACAAGCAGGCCGACGACGATCCCCGCGCCGACGAAGACGCCGTACGACGGCACGGCGATGCCGCCGAGGTGGAAGAGGACCGGCGCGAGGCCCCAATTCGCGGGCAGCTCGTTCACCGGCGTCCCGCCGCGCGTCGGGCGGCCGCGCTCACGCGCGCCTCTTCAGGAAGGCGCAGCACGACTCGTCGGTCAGACAGCGGTAGAGACGCAGCGCGGTGCAGAAGCCGCAGGCGCCGACCGTCTTCAGCACGGCGACGACGAACAGCGCGGCGAGGCCGGCCCGCGGCGCGGCGTACAGCAGAACGGCGGTTCCCCCGACGAGCAACGTCCCCAACGTGTGCGCGAAGCGCATCCCTCGCTCGTCGAGGACCTCCGTGCCGCCGGGCCAGCGGCGCCCGAACGTCGCCGCGTAGAGCGCGACGAGCGGCGCGCGGCGGACGCCGAGGATCGCCGAGGCGGCGAGGATCAGCGCGCAGAGCGCGACGAGCCACGGCGCGGGCAGCAGCAGCGCCGCCCAGAGCAGGACGGCGAGCGTCGTCCGGCAGAAGATGAAGGCGCCGCGCTGGACCGCGGCCGGCCTACAGGTCGCCATCTTTCGCCCTCCAAAGGCGCGGGAAGAACCGCGCGACGCGCCGCCGGTAGGCGTCGTATTCCGGGAAGCGCGCCGCGAGGAGCTTCTCCTCCTGCGCCGCGCGCCAGTTCATCGCCGGGAGGAAGATCAGCAGGTCGGCGAGCAGCGCAGCGTAGTTGCGGAAGACCAGCGCGGCGCCGGCGAACATCCAGACGAGCGAGGCGTAGAGCGGGTGGCGCACGACGCCGAAGACGCCCCGCGTGACCAGCGTCTGCCGCTCGTAGATCGTGACGTGGTCGGCCCAGTTGGCGCCGAGCCGCACCCGGCCGAGCAGGTTGACGACGCAGCCGAGCACGACCGGAACCAACCCGACGAGGGCGAGGACGACGGCGACGGGGCGCGACGTCTCGACGACGCCGACGCGGAACCGCAGCAGCAGGTAGTAGCCGACGAAGAAGAGGACCATCGTCGCCGTGGCGACGGGGCCCCGCCGACGCTCCGCGACCCGCCCCGCCTCCTTCGCGGCGAGGAAGTTGAGCGCGATCGCGGCGAAGACGGCGGTCGCGCTGAGCGCGACGACCGCCGACACGACGAGCGCGAACCAGGTGTACGGGTCGGAGGGGAGGCGCGGCGTCATGCGGTCTCCGGACGGTGGACGAGGTTGAAGGCGGAGAACGGCATGCGCCGGCCGTCGCGCGTCAGGACGTGCACGCACTCCTTCCGCATCGCCCGCGCCTCGAAGTTGAAGCGGTCCACGAACGAGGTGACGGTGACGCGGAAGATGTTCTCGGAGACGAAGCGGGCCTGCTCGCGGCGCGGCTTCAGCGCCAGGGTCAGCGGGGCCAGCGGCGCGACGTCCTTGATGAACGACAGGCAGTTGCAGACGCCGCCGCCGGACGCCATGCCTGCGATCGCCTGCCGCAGCACGTCGCTGGTGTCGAAGGCGAGCGTGTTGGCGACGAAGGGGAGCTTGTCGGCGAAGTTCTTGCCGCGGAAGAACGGCGTCACGTCGCCGCTCTCGCGGCGGAAGAAGGAGACGGCCACCCGCTCGACGTCGCAGGGCAGGGGCACGAAGTCGTCCCGGCGGATCATCCCCGTCGTCTGCCGCTCCAGCCGGCGCAGGACCCCCGTGAGCGTGACCCGGTCGGGGCCGGGCGTTCCGTCGCCGCGGCCGAAGTAGGCGCGCGGCTGGAAGTTGACGCCGCGCACGCCGGGCCGCGACGCCGCGTAGGCGAAGATCGCGCCGACCTCGTGGTCGTTGATCCCTGCGGCGATCGTCGCGACGAGGGTGACGGGGACGTTGCGGGCGCCGAGCCGATCGACGACCCGCTTCTTGACCGCGGCGAGGCCCCGCCCGCGCAGCGGCGCGGTCGCGGCGTCGTCGAGCCCGTCGAACTGCAGGTAGACCTCGAACCCCGGACCGAGCGCGGCGAGCTCGTCGAGGAACGCGTCGTCCTCGGCGAGGCGCAGGCCGTTGGTGTTGAGCATCACGCAGCGGAAGCGGCGGGCCATCGCGCGGCGCAGGATCTCGCCGATCTCGGGATGAGTCGTCGGCTCGCCGCCGCTGATCTGGAGGATGTCGGCGCGCCCGCCTTCGGCTTCCTGGTAGTGGTCCATCATCCGCTCGATCTCGTCGAGCGGGAGCGGCTCGCCGCGGTCGCCGGCGCCGGCGTAGCAGACCGGGCAGCCGAGGTCGCAGCGCGGCGTGACCTCGACGAGGCCGATGCAGGTGTGCTGCTCGTGGCCCGGGCAGAGGCCGCAGTCGAACGGGCAGCCGCGCGCCGCCGCGGTCTCCACGGCGCTCTTCGTCCCCGGTTTGTCGAACTCCAGCCGACGGACGTACCAGTCGGCGTCTTCCTCGAGCAGCTCTTCGCACTCGCCGTGCGTGGGGCAGCGCTTGAGGAGCAGAGCCCGACCGGCCCGCAGCACGACCTTCGCCGGAACGGGCGCGAGGCAGGTGCTGCAGAGACTTGTCGTGTCGGCGTGGACGACGTCCCCCGTGTCGCTCATGCCGCGCATCATAACGCGGAAACCCCGTGCGAGGCGCGTC encodes the following:
- a CDS encoding prolipoprotein diacylglyceryl transferase gives rise to the protein MNELPANWGLAPVLFHLGGIAVPSYGVFVGAGIVVGLLVFLWLSRDERNVGEGTVYIAFAALFGGALGAKLLEAAFNAPSAVGAGWGALLAGRTVIGGLVGGSVGIVVAKRALKIRERRGNILAPAVALGLAVGRIGCLLRGCCHGEPTSLPWGIDFGDGVPRHPTQIYESIFALAMFFVLLALRKRVVGPGRLFTIFASSYLAFRFFEEFVRAGARVLFGLTVYQYAALGGLLYFALKDRLLAPAARRGEA
- a CDS encoding DUF4395 family protein; this translates as MATCRPAAVQRGAFIFCRTTLAVLLWAALLLPAPWLVALCALILAASAILGVRRAPLVALYAATFGRRWPGGTEVLDERGMRFAHTLGTLLVGGTAVLLYAAPRAGLAALFVVAVLKTVGACGFCTALRLYRCLTDESCCAFLKRRA
- a CDS encoding isoprenylcysteine carboxylmethyltransferase family protein yields the protein MTPRLPSDPYTWFALVVSAVVALSATAVFAAIALNFLAAKEAGRVAERRRGPVATATMVLFFVGYYLLLRFRVGVVETSRPVAVVLALVGLVPVVLGCVVNLLGRVRLGANWADHVTIYERQTLVTRGVFGVVRHPLYASLVWMFAGAALVFRNYAALLADLLIFLPAMNWRAAQEEKLLAARFPEYDAYRRRVARFFPRLWRAKDGDL
- a CDS encoding radical SAM protein, which gives rise to MSDTGDVVHADTTSLCSTCLAPVPAKVVLRAGRALLLKRCPTHGECEELLEEDADWYVRRLEFDKPGTKSAVETAAARGCPFDCGLCPGHEQHTCIGLVEVTPRCDLGCPVCYAGAGDRGEPLPLDEIERMMDHYQEAEGGRADILQISGGEPTTHPEIGEILRRAMARRFRCVMLNTNGLRLAEDDAFLDELAALGPGFEVYLQFDGLDDAATAPLRGRGLAAVKKRVVDRLGARNVPVTLVATIAAGINDHEVGAIFAYAASRPGVRGVNFQPRAYFGRGDGTPGPDRVTLTGVLRRLERQTTGMIRRDDFVPLPCDVERVAVSFFRRESGDVTPFFRGKNFADKLPFVANTLAFDTSDVLRQAIAGMASGGGVCNCLSFIKDVAPLAPLTLALKPRREQARFVSENIFRVTVTSFVDRFNFEARAMRKECVHVLTRDGRRMPFSAFNLVHRPETA